A single region of the Streptomyces sp. NBC_01262 genome encodes:
- a CDS encoding response regulator transcription factor, whose protein sequence is MPFLLLIEDDDAIRASLELALSRQGHRVVAAATGEDGLKLLREQRPDLIVLDVMLPGIDGFEVCRRIRRTDQLPIILLTARSDDIDVVVGLESGADDYVLKPVQPRVLDARIRAVLRRGERDSSDSAAFGSIVIDRSAMTVSKNGEDLQLTPTELRLLLELSRRPGQALSRQQLLRLVWEHDYLGDSRLVDACVQRLRAKIEDVPSAPTLIRTVRGVGYRLDTPQ, encoded by the coding sequence GTGCCTTTCCTGTTGCTGATCGAGGACGACGACGCGATCCGAGCCAGCCTCGAACTCGCCCTGTCCCGCCAGGGCCACCGTGTGGTGGCCGCGGCGACGGGCGAGGACGGGCTGAAACTGCTGCGTGAGCAGCGGCCGGACCTGATCGTGCTGGACGTGATGCTGCCGGGCATCGACGGTTTCGAGGTGTGCCGCCGCATCCGGCGGACGGACCAGCTGCCGATCATCCTGCTGACCGCGCGCAGCGATGACATCGACGTGGTGGTCGGCCTGGAGTCCGGGGCGGACGACTATGTCCTGAAGCCGGTGCAGCCGCGGGTGCTGGACGCCCGGATCCGGGCTGTACTGCGGCGCGGGGAGCGGGACAGCTCGGACTCGGCGGCGTTCGGCAGCATCGTGATCGACCGTTCCGCGATGACGGTGTCGAAGAACGGCGAGGATCTGCAGCTCACCCCGACCGAGCTGCGGCTGCTGCTGGAGCTGAGCCGCCGGCCCGGGCAGGCGCTGTCCCGGCAGCAACTGCTGCGGCTGGTCTGGGAACACGACTATCTGGGCGACTCCCGGCTGGTGGACGCCTGCGTGCAGCGGCTACGCGCGAAGATCGAGGACGTGCCGTCGGCGCCGA